The following proteins come from a genomic window of Sorghum bicolor cultivar BTx623 chromosome 3, Sorghum_bicolor_NCBIv3, whole genome shotgun sequence:
- the LOC8069545 gene encoding RNA-binding protein 8A, with amino-acid sequence MAAANAGDVDVVDFDSDDDDLMDDDALEAYPASAPRLRSTIAASGDSSAAARKTKGRGFREEPSSSRPLAGRSDFDSLGSDYGPGPLRSIEGWIILVTGIHEEAQEDDLHNAFREFGQVKNLHLNLDRRTGFVKGYALVEYESFDEAQAAIKAMDGTELVTQIINVDWAFSSGPVKRRNVRWRSRSPVRRRY; translated from the exons ATGGCTGCGGCGAACGCAGGGGACGTGGATGTGGTCGATTTCgactccgacgacgacgacctcatGGACGACGACGCCCTCGAGGCCTACCCGGCCTCCGCCCCTCGCCTCCGCTCCACCATCGCGGCCAGCGGAGATTCCTCCGCTGCCGCGCGCAAGACCAAAGGCCGCGGATTCCGCGAGGAGCCTTCCTCCTCGCGGCCCTTAGCCGGCCGCTCCGACTTCGACTCCCTCGGCTCCGACTATGGCCCTGGACCCCTCAGAT CTATTGAGGGGTGGATTATTTTGGTAACTGGCATCCATGAAGAAGCACAGGAGGATGATCTCCATAATGCTTTCCGGGAATTTGGGCAGGTCAAGAACCTTCATTTGAATTTAGATCGTCGTACTGGGTTTGTCAAA GGATATGCTTTGGTTGAATATGAGAGCTTTGATGAAGCACAGGCTGCAATTAAAGCAATGGATGGAACTGAGCTTGTTACACAGATAATAAATGTTGACTGGGCATTTAGTAGTGGCCCAGTTAAGCGAAGAAATGTTCGCTGGAG ATCAAGGAGCCCTGTCAGGAGAAGATACTGA